From the Bos javanicus breed banteng chromosome 7, ARS-OSU_banteng_1.0, whole genome shotgun sequence genome, the window GGTGGACATGGTTTCCATACAGAAGACCATTTCCTTTGTGGCCTGTGGCATCCAGATCTTTCTGTACTTAACTATGATTGGATCAGAGTTCTTCCTGTTGGGCctcatggcctatgaccgctatgtggctgTCTGCAACCCTCTTAGGTACCCAGTGTTGATGAACCGCAGAGTGTGTCTCCTTCTGGCTGCTGGTGCCTGGTTTGGTGGATCACTGGATGGCTTTCTGCTCACCCCTATCACCATGAATGTCCCCTACTGTGGATCCCGCATCATCGATCATTTCTTCTGTGAGATCCCTGCTGTTCTCAAATTGGCCTGTGCTGATACATCCTTGTATGAAACCTTAATGTACATCTGCTGTGTGCTCATGTTGCTCATCCCCATCTCTATTATCTCAACCTCCTACTCACTCATTTTGTTAACTGTCCACCGCATGCGCTCTGCTGAGGGCCGGAAAAAGGCCTTTACAACTTGTTCTTCCCACTTGACTGTAGTCAGCATTTTCTATGGGGCTGCCTTCTACACTTATGTGTTGCCCAAGTCATTTCACACCCCTGAGCAAGACAAGGTAGTATCAGCCTTCTATACCATTGTCACACCCATGCTCAATCCTCTTATCTACAGCCTCAGAAACAAGGATGTTTCAGGagcatttaaaaagatatttgcacAATGCTTATCCACATAGAACATATTCACAAGTGATGCTTAGAGATTCAATAATCTGGAAATAGGTTTTCCCAATAATATCCTCAGTGTGTTTTGTTTCACAAGAGACTCTCTGcagctattaaatatttttttagaggTGACAATTAAAGAAGATTTACTTAGCGATGTTTCTTCCTCTTAGATGAAAGGAACCCAAAATATTTCATTAGTTATTCAGAGTCTATTTGGCTAACTGTCAAAACTatgtattattcagttcagttcagttcagttgcagagttgtgttggactctttgtgactccatgaaacgcagcacgccaggcctccctgtccaccaccaactcacggactccacccaaacccatgtccgttgagtcggtgatgtcatccaaccatctcatccattgtctgccgtccccttctcctcctgccctcgatttttcccagcatcagggtcttttcaaatgagtcagctcttcgcatcaggtagccaaagtattggactttcagcttcaacatcagtccttccagtgaatcttcagttgcagtccaagggactctcaagagtcttctccaacaccacagtttaaaagcatcaattcttcggcgctcagctttctttatagtccagctctcatatccatacatgaccactggaaaaaccatagccttgattaaacagacccttgttggcaaagtaatgtctctgcttttcaatacgctatctagtttggtcataatttttcttccaaggagtaagtgtcttttaatttcatggctgcaatcaccatccacagtcattttggagcccagaaaaataaagtctgacactgtttccactgcttccccatctatttcccatgaagtgatgggaccggatcccgtgatcttagttttttgaatgttgagctttaagccaactttttcactctcctctttcactttcttcaagaggctctttagttcttcttcactttctgccataagggtggtgtcatttgcatatctgaggttattgatatttctcccagcaatcttgattccagcgtgtgcttcttctagcccagcgtttctcatgatgtactctgcatagaagttaaataagcagggtggcaatatacagccttgacgtactctttttcctatttggaaccattctttttttccatgtccagttctaactgttgcttcctgacctccatacagatttctcaagaggcaggtcaggtggtctggtatttccatctctttcagaattttccacagtttactatgatccacacagttaaaggctttggcatagtcaataaagcagaagtagatgtttttctggaattctctagttttttggatgatccagcagatattggcaatttgatctctgtttcctctgccttttctaaaactagcttgaacatcaatagttttaatttatttttattttgctttgtgtcCTCTTGAACTTATCCATGGCACGGTTTTCTCATTGCTCAAGGCAAAATTTTAtggatatatttattattttaatatttcaaattatatgagcaattaatattttaatagtatttacacatatcttctttatccattcatccttacATCCATAAATCTAATTaatttgtttccatatcttggataTTGTGAATATTGTtacaatgaatcagttcagtcagtcgctcagtcgtgtccgactctttgcaaccccatgaatcgcagcacgccaggcctccctgtccatcaccaactcccagagttcactcagactcatgtccatcgagtcagtgatgccatccagccatctcatcctctgtcatccccttctcctcctgcctccaatccctcccagcatcagagtcttttccaatgagtcaactcttcgcatgaggtgcccaaagtactggagtttcagctttagcatcattccttccaaagaaatcccagggctgatctccttcagaatggactggttggatctccttgcagtccaagggactctcaagagtcttccccaacaccacagttcaaaagcatcaattcttcggcgctcagccttcttcacagtccaactctcacatccatacatgaccacaggaaaaaccatagccttgactagacgaacctttgttggcaaagtaatatctctgcttttgaatatgctatctaggttggtaataactttccttccaaggagtaagcatcttttaatgtcatggctgcagtcaccatctgcagtgatttgggagcccagaaaaataaagtctgacactgtttccactgtttccccatctatttcccatgaagtggtgggaccggatgccatgatcttcattttctgaatgttgagctttaagccaactttttctctctccactttcactttcatcaagaggcttttgagttcctcttcactttctgccataatgaatATGTAAGTGCAAATATCTCCTCAGGATACTGTTTATTTCCCTTTAATATATTTCCAGATGTGGTATTATTGTACTTTATTGTGGTTCTATTTTAATAAGTTGAGGAGCATCCATATTTTTTTCCATACGGCTATACCAATTaacgtactcttgcctggaaaatctcatggccagaggagcctggagggctacagtccatggggtccctaagagtcggacacaactgagcaacttcactttcacttttcactttcatgcattggagaaggaaatggcaacccactccagtgttcttgcctggagaattcctgggacgggggagcctgatgggctgcgtctctggggtcacacagagtcagacatgactgaagtggcttagcagcagcagcaacagcaacagtgtCTAAGGGTTACCTTTACTTGATATTCTCACCAATTTGTATTCTGTCGATAATTttataaaagctatttttaatagGTGTGAGTTATCACATTgtggtttccatttgcattttcCTGCTAACAAATATTGTTTTACACATTTCATAAGTCTGTTGGCcaatgtatgtcttctttggaacaATGTCTATTTGTGTACTTTGCCGAATTTTATGTTGGATTATACAatgtctttattcatttatattttgctaCTGGGGGggtttcctggtgtctcagatggtaaagaatctgcctggaatgcaggagacccgggttcgatccctgggtcaggaagatcccctggaaaaggaaatagcagcccactccagtattcttacctggagaattccatggacagaggagccaggtgggctgcagttgatggggttgcaaagagtcagacacaactgagcaacttataTTAAACTGTATAAACTCCATATAAATTTTGAATATGCAACTTTATCAGTTTCATGATTTCcacatattttcttccattctataatttgtttttatatctgGTTGTTTGCTGAGCAGAAACTTCTTAGTTTGATACAGTCTTAGGTCTTAATTTGGCAGTTTTGTCTGTACTTTTAATGTCATATCCAAAATTGATTGCCAAGATCAATGCCAAGGTAgttattttgtatgttttcttctaggagtcttATGGTTATAGTACCTATGTTTGAGTCTTTAaaccatttatattttcttgtgaGTTTTGTGAGCTAGGGGCCCAGTTTTATTtctcaattcattcattcattcacacattaatttacttatttatgttttGTACTTGTATATTGTGTTACTGATATGTTTTATTGAATTAATTGCCTTTTGCTGTTACTTATGATAGGCAACCTTGTCAAAGATTAGTTGACAATATATGTGTAGGTTTATAAATGAGTCAATAAACCCATACATATATTCTATTCCTttggtctgtttctctttctataCCAGTgtcttattgttttatttaatatagCTTTGTAATGTTTAGCTTTGAAATCCAAAAATGcatctccagctctgttcttaaatttcaggattgctttggttatttagGTTCTGTACAAATATTAGACATTTGttccatttctgtgaaaaatttcaATGGAATTTTGATGGGGATGGCATTGAGTCTGTAGACCAGTTCAGATTCAGCACAAgggaagaaagtttttttttttcttttttgattatgcTAATTTTCagctgatttctttaaaaatttccttgaATGCTCAATATgcatttccttatttattattcTATCAAGTATAATAAGACATCATGaaacattatcattttttaaattgatacatATTATATTGcatgacaaaattataaaatgtcattaatgttttttccctttgcaatatagacatttaaaattataaaatatcttgtcatgaattaatatttttttacttaAGCATAACAGTGGATAAGCAAATATTGATATCCATAATTTGATGCCTCTGATGCCGAGGAAATCACAGGCACAGGATAAGGCTGATGTCCAAACTGTCTGGGCTTCAAGACTCTGGGTTTGTGGGTGTAGTCACAGGACAAGTTTAAGAGGTAAGGCTCAATTAAACCTGACGCTCCAGGACACACGAGAAAAGTTCCCATCAATATGACTGCCTAGGTTCCTTTttctgttcagtttctcagtcatgtccaacactttgccacCCATTGACTACAGCCAAGcttcccttcactgtctcctggagctcaaactcatgtccattgagtcgattaagccatctaaccatctcatcctctgtcagcccccttctcttcctgccctcaatctttcccagcctcagagtctttcccaatgagttggctctatgcatcagttggccaaagtattggagcttcagcttcaccatcagtcctaccaatgaatattcagggttgatttcctttgagattgatgggtttgatctccttctgtccaaggaactctctatcaccacagtttgaaagcatcaatttgaaACCTTCCAGGTACCTTTAGGTAAGAACTATTTTATGGGGATTTCAGTAAGCTAACTTATACTTATTGCTTAATAACAGAGGCAAGAGCAGAGGTCCTAGAGAGACAACCACATTAcaaatgacttttatttctttttatactataaataaaacacataaaagtaattagcctccaactaaaataaataaatttaaaaaagaagtgttGAGGTACGGCCGGCGCTTCTCCGCCCTCCTCCCTATCCGGCGGCTTTGGCCCCGCTCGGTCCTCCCCACCCCGACTTCGGTTCCCCTGCGTCCTTTCCGTTTCGTTCCCTGTCCCGCTCCATCCTGCCCGTCCCCACCTCGGTTGGCTCTGTGCTTCCCATCCGGTCCCCCAAGCGCGGCCCCGGGCGGTCCTTCACACTCCGACCCTGGCGTCGGCCTGGCTTGGTCCTTGCTGCCCCGACCTGGCCTTGGCCTCGCCGGCTCCTTCCCTTCCCGTCCGTGGCCTTACTCGTTGCCCCATCCGTGACCCGTCCCGCCCCCTAGGACCTCACTCTGTCCCTGAAGGTGTAAGTTCTCTCAACCTTcggttttccttccctttcccagTCCCTCCTCCTGATGGGCAGACCTCTCCCCGCTCCCTGCTTTCCCAGAGTTTACAGCTCCTCTGCGCCTCCCCGGCCCTTTTCCCCTGCCCCGGGCCTTGGCTAGCTCTTGGAGCTCTGAGATGTTCTTTTCCCTGCCTGCTTCCCATCCCATCCTTTGTCGCTGAATGTTCAGTTTCAGCCCAGCCCActtttctctgagcctgtttGTTGTGTGACTTGCTGGGCGGGTAGTGGAGGAAAAGCCATTTCACCAGGGGGCCTTATGACTTAACTCTGAATCCTCCACAGTCTGGGTCCGACAGAGAATCCCGCCGAGTTCCTGTAATGTGGTGCAAGGTATTCTCTCTGTAGATTAGGGAGTGGGGGATCTGGACTCTGACTAGGGCCTTCCCATTTGCTGCTTCCTTCCTACTTTTATGTATACTTGTGTGCACCTGTATTTATGGCTATCGTCGGGGACCAGCAACCACTGAGTGAACTTCCTGAGTCTTATGGGCTTGCTTGTTCTCTGGGGAACTGGAGTAGATGGGGCATGGGTACACGGAAGGTGGCTAGGGTTACTGACAGCTCTTCAAGTGAATTTGGGTCAGAAGTGGCCCCTAGATTGAGAGGGAGGCTGTgtccccccccaacacacacacactggtggtAGCAGtgaagggccagagagtaaaaaaaaaaaaaataaaaataaaaaagaagtgtcCAAAATTTACTGCTTAATCACAGAAAAAACAATCATGAAACCATTCATGTAATGTCCCCACACATCCTTGGAGAACATGAATAGCTCTCCATAACCGTCTTGTGCCTCTCTCTTATTGAGCTATCTTTAGACatttagaaaagttgcaaagTTAGTAAAGTTTCCATGTAGTCTTAACCAACTTCTACCAGTATTAACATATTATATAACCATAAAAAGTTGTCAGAACAAGGAAGTTAATATTTCACCCGTGTTTTGActcttgccatttttttttttttttttttttttccctcattcagGATCCCACACAGCATCTAGTTGTTATTGTCACTGAGTCTCCTTCAGTCTGTTTCCTTCATGAAATATTGACAACTTTGAGGAATATGAACTGCTTATTTTGTAGAATCAATTTGATTGTCATCATTTCTGGGAGTTACTGTTGTATCCCTagataaaaaaaatgtatttttaaacacaaCAATTTAGTTTTTCCTGTTAGatgaaaattacagaaataaaatggtaTAGTTTATACTCTTAGTGTTCAGCTTGTATTTGAGGAGAATACTAATTTTTGCAGTGAGGGAAATGCACAGCATGCACATAAAGATGCATCACAATCAAAAGCACAAGAAATTTAACAATAGtaagaaaagataaatactggAGTAGAAAGGGACTTCTGAAATCCAAGGTTGAgatcactaaaaaaataaaataaaacaactcttGATTCCTAGTGGCAAAAGATATTTATCCAAAATGCCAATAGATATCATATTACTCAAGTgaaaataccaaaaataaataaataaataaataaaggattcaagcaattaaaaataaaatcaaaatcctTGTTGTCTGCCTTTTCAATAAGAACATATGCTCTCCAGAgtttttgctatttaaaaagtacaaagaatGGTCACAGACTAAGCTCAACATGAATTATCtgagaatcagacatggaaaacaaaatcCGTAGAGCCTGTTACTGTTACTTAACCTGAACTTGAGTACTCTCATTCATCCACAGTAAAGTCAATCTTCCGATACCAGGTTGTGATGAAGAAAAGTACATAGTTTATGCAGAGTACCAAACAATAAgaaatggactttcctggtggctcagatggttaaaaaaaaaaaaaaaaaaaaatccccctgcaatgagggatacctgggtttaatcccttggttaggaagatcccctgcaggagggcatggcaacccaccccagtattcttgcctggagaatccctatggggaacctgacaggctacagttcatggagtcacacagagtcggacatgactgagtgactaagcacacacacacacacacacacacaaataagaaTGGGTACCTCATGCTCAAAAGGCTCAAAATTACCAATGACCTTCAGAAAATGGGTTTCAGAGGCAAGGTGAATGAAGGGGCTGCAGGATGCATGATCAGATCTTTTACAATTCTCAgattggttggcatcaaggtaaagtgtttttttttaatataaatttatttattttaattggaggttaattactttacaatattgtattggttttgccatacatcaacatgaatccaccacgggtgtacacatgttccccatcctgaacccccctcacacctcccttcccataccatccctctgggtcatcccagtgcaccagccccaagcatccagtatcatgcatcaaacctggactgacaattcgtttcatatatgatattatacatgtttcaatgccattctcccaaatcatcccaccctctccctctcccgcagagtccaaaagactgttctatacatctgtgtctcttttgctgtctcgcatacaaggttattgttaccatctttctaaattccatatatatgcattagtacactgtattggtgtttttctttctggcttacttcactcttcactaataggctccagtttcatccacctcattagaactgattcaaatgtattctttttaatggctgagtaataccccattgtgtatatgtatcacagctttcttatccattcatctgctgatggacatctaggttgtttccatgtcctggctattataaacagtgctgtgatgaacattggggtacacgtgtctctttcaatggtttcctcttcctcttcctttccatACTGGTTTCCtcggcagtgggattgctgggtcataaggcacttctatttccagttttttaaggaatctccacactgttctccatagtggctgtactagtttgcattcccaccaacagtgtaaaagggttcccttttctccacaccctctccagcatttattgtttttaagtaTCACTAATCTTCTGGTTTCAATTGATCTGAAGTCTACATGCTTGTGGTCAACAGTTTTCATCTATTAGGGGTTTACTTCTTCTAAAAAACAACTTTGGAACGTTCCTCAAGCCTTTATATTTTTCAGGGAACTGGGAATTTGGTGTTTCTGCTTTATGGCTGGTATATAGTCTAAATTTTTACCAGTATCACAACTCAGTGTGTATTCTTTATTTCTACAATTTCACATTTCCTAATTATTAACTCTTGGGCCAGCCTATTTAGACTCAGAGGAGGCCTAGGAGACTAAAGCAAAAGCCTTTTACTTCAAACGACAGGGACGCAGGACCTTGTATATGTTTTCTCAgtgtctatttcatttatttatgctctgatatttatttctttccttctattaactttgGATATTGTTTGTTCCTTctgtagttgctttaggtgtaaagttagattgtttatttgagatttttatttacCGAGGTAAGATGGCACTATTATAaaattccctcttagaactgcttttgatgAAACCCATAGAGTTTGCatcatcatgttttcattgtcagttatttctaggtatttttttttaatttcctctttgatttcttctagtgtattttttaatttcaattattgtACTATTCAGTTCTGATTATTTGTTATTCAAATCTTATGATTCCTTgctaaattttttaattagaggaaaattgctttacaatattctgaTGGTTTTTTGCAATATATCAACATGGATCTGCATTGTATACATATAGGcacacatatatcccttccttcttGACCCATCtgtcacctctctccccat encodes:
- the LOC133252033 gene encoding olfactory receptor 2T11; the protein is MSTKNRTASSDFILLGLLVNSKATGIVFAVILAIFVVAVTANLVMIFLIHMDSHLHTPMYFLLSQLSIMDTLFICTTVPKLLVDMVSIQKTISFVACGIQIFLYLTMIGSEFFLLGLMAYDRYVAVCNPLRYPVLMNRRVCLLLAAGAWFGGSLDGFLLTPITMNVPYCGSRIIDHFFCEIPAVLKLACADTSLYETLMYICCVLMLLIPISIISTSYSLILLTVHRMRSAEGRKKAFTTCSSHLTVVSIFYGAAFYTYVLPKSFHTPEQDKVVSAFYTIVTPMLNPLIYSLRNKDVSGAFKKIFAQCLST